The proteins below are encoded in one region of Desulfovibrio sp. JC022:
- a CDS encoding antibiotic biosynthesis monooxygenase produces the protein MYAVIFEVYPKADGKDEYLEIAAKVKSFLKDRQGFISIERFQSLADEGKVLSLSFWENEPSIEKWRNLIDHRKAQKSGKDKLFHSYRIRVAKITRDYTDNNRAQAPADSNLELMD, from the coding sequence ATGTATGCAGTAATATTTGAAGTTTACCCGAAAGCAGATGGAAAAGACGAATATCTGGAAATCGCCGCTAAGGTGAAATCTTTCTTAAAAGACCGCCAAGGATTTATATCAATTGAAAGATTTCAAAGCCTTGCTGATGAAGGCAAGGTATTAAGCCTGTCTTTCTGGGAGAATGAGCCTTCAATAGAAAAGTGGCGTAATCTTATTGATCACCGCAAAGCCCAAAAATCAGGCAAGGATAAACTTTTTCATTCATACAGGATACGAGTTGCAAAAATCACACGAGACTATACGGACAATAACAGAGCGCAAGCCCCGGCAGACTCAAACCTAGAACTCATGGATTGA
- a CDS encoding cytochrome c3 family protein: MKNRYIPITLIVAVLSVAAIAGFLFPPAVQENPARVVMDNSGGRVLFTHFVHADEYGYECSDCHHDDIGQERPIACGSCHPAAFDAKFRAEHQKNFPSEEACLRCHDDVPAGPLAEEDKPDTESIPLRAEAFHAQCMDCHESDGGPYGEDSCYDCHAR; the protein is encoded by the coding sequence TTGAAGAACAGATATATCCCAATAACTTTAATTGTTGCTGTCTTGTCCGTTGCGGCCATAGCAGGGTTTCTTTTTCCGCCGGCAGTGCAGGAAAATCCCGCCCGTGTCGTTATGGATAACAGTGGCGGCAGGGTTCTTTTTACCCATTTTGTCCACGCGGACGAGTATGGTTATGAATGTTCCGACTGTCACCACGATGATATCGGTCAGGAAAGACCGATAGCCTGCGGCAGCTGCCATCCGGCCGCTTTTGATGCCAAATTCAGGGCAGAACATCAGAAGAACTTCCCCAGTGAAGAAGCATGTCTGCGTTGTCACGACGATGTTCCCGCAGGTCCTCTCGCAGAAGAGGATAAGCCTGACACTGAGAGCATTCCCCTGCGCGCCGAAGCTTTTCACGCCCAGTGTATGGACTGTCACGAGAGTGACGGAGGACCCTACGGTGAAGACTCCTGTTACGATTGCCATGCGAGGTAG
- a CDS encoding 4Fe-4S dicluster domain-containing protein, with protein sequence MLRIHYSLESDVQKTISDIAAPAELNISMRNKILKIKKGKKLAAGELLAERPSKYGAACSAALSGKATKVNYHHLTIKADGGEESVEPIDVRSMGPGKELLRTLQELGLNIAALSSHADNLVINGLNPEPGISVAEQLLKDEKKTIEAGLRLVESMINPVHTTLAVAAGSSYELAGAERVFVKPKYPRSLDALVVKKVTGKEFPDDTKVISVMDLYNFGRVYETGMPITDTIMTIGENNYRVLFGTPVRHICAELDIDIKSGDKVVLDGPFRGEAIYSLDEGVKKGDYGLFVIPAGTFPSIEDATCINCGECVLSCPARIQPNMLSRYAEYEMFEMAEKHSLHSCFECGLCSFNCTVRRPILQYIRFAKDQLLVSGQAEKS encoded by the coding sequence ATGCTTAGAATACATTATTCCCTTGAATCCGATGTTCAGAAGACCATTTCCGACATCGCTGCGCCTGCGGAACTTAATATCTCCATGCGCAACAAGATTCTGAAAATTAAAAAAGGCAAAAAGCTCGCAGCAGGTGAACTCCTTGCCGAGCGTCCTTCCAAATACGGTGCTGCCTGTAGTGCGGCTCTTTCCGGTAAGGCGACTAAGGTCAACTACCACCACCTGACCATCAAAGCCGATGGCGGTGAGGAAAGTGTTGAACCCATCGACGTAAGATCCATGGGACCGGGTAAAGAGTTGCTGCGTACCTTGCAGGAGCTTGGTCTGAACATTGCCGCCTTGTCTTCCCATGCTGATAATCTGGTTATCAACGGCCTTAATCCCGAACCGGGAATTTCCGTTGCTGAACAATTGCTCAAGGATGAAAAAAAGACCATTGAAGCGGGTTTGCGTCTTGTTGAATCAATGATCAACCCCGTGCACACAACTCTGGCTGTTGCAGCCGGTTCTTCCTACGAACTTGCCGGGGCAGAGCGGGTTTTTGTAAAACCCAAATATCCCAGATCCCTTGATGCCCTCGTGGTCAAGAAAGTCACCGGAAAGGAATTTCCTGATGACACCAAGGTGATCAGTGTCATGGATCTTTACAACTTCGGCAGGGTCTACGAAACCGGCATGCCCATCACCGATACAATTATGACTATCGGCGAGAATAATTACCGGGTGCTCTTCGGAACTCCTGTCCGCCACATCTGTGCTGAACTGGATATCGACATCAAGTCCGGTGACAAGGTTGTTCTTGACGGTCCTTTTCGCGGCGAAGCTATTTACAGCCTTGATGAAGGCGTCAAGAAGGGCGATTACGGTTTGTTCGTAATTCCTGCGGGAACATTTCCTTCCATTGAAGACGCAACCTGCATCAACTGCGGTGAATGTGTACTCAGTTGTCCTGCTAGGATTCAGCCCAATATGCTCAGCCGCTATGCCGAGTATGAGATGTTTGAAATGGCTGAGAAGCACAGCCTGCACAGCTGTTTTGAATGCGGTCTCTGTTCCTTCAACTGTACGGTCAGACGCCCCATTCTTCAGTATATCCGCTTTGCCAAGGATCAGCTCCTGGTCAGCGGTCAGGCAGAGAAGAGTTAA